The sequence GACGCGCGGCGCCGAGATCGCCGCCGCCCGCGCGGCCAAGGCCGGCATCGACTGGCAGGACTGTCCGGCGGACTGGGGTATCGCGAAGCCCATCCAGTGCGGCTGGGTCACCGTGCCGCTCGACTACGCGAAGCCCGACGGCAAGAAGATCAAGCTCGCCGTCGACCGCATCGGCAACACGGGCACCAAGGCGGAGCGCCAGGGCGCCCTCGTCTACAACCCGGGCGGCCCCGGCGGCTCCGGACTGCGCTTCCCGACCCGGGTCACCAACAAGAACCCGCTGTGGGTGAACACCTCGAAGGCGTACGACTTCGTGGGCTTCGACCCGCGCGGTGTCGGCCACTCGGCGCCCATCTCCTGCATCGACCCGCAGGAGTTCGTGAAGGCGCCCAAGATGGACCCGGTGCCGGACTCCGAGGCCGACAAGCGCGCCCAGCGCAAGCTCGCCGCCGAGTACGCGGACGGCTGCGCCGAGCGCAGCGGCGAGATGCTGCCGCAGATGACGACCCCGAACACCGTCCGCGACCTGGACGTCATCCGGGCAGCGCTCGGCGAGAAGAAGCTCAACTTCCTGGGCGTCTCCTACGGCACGTACATCGCCGCCGTCTACGGCACGCTCTACCCGAACCACGTGCGCCGCATGATCGCGGACAGCGTCGTCAACCCGTCGCGCGAGAAGATCTGGTACGAGGCCAACCTCGACCAGGACGTCGCCTTCGAGATGCGCTGGAAGGACTGGCAGGACTGGGTCGCCAAGAACGACGCGGCCTTCCACCTCGGCGACACCCGGGCCGAGGTCCAGGCCCAGTGGCTGAAGCTGCGCGCCACCGCCAAGAAGAACCCCATCGGTGGTGTCGTCGGCCCGGCCGAGCTCATCGGCTTCTTCCAGAGCGCGCCCTACTACGACTCCTCGTGGGTGCCGGTCGCGACCGTCTTCAGCAAGTACGTCGCCGGTGACACCCAGGCGCTCGTCGACGCCGCCGCGCCGGACCTCACCGACACGGCGGGCAACATCGCCTCGGAGAACGGCAACGCCGTCTACACGGCCGTCGAGTGCACCGACGCCAAGTGGCCCACCAGCTGGAAGAAGTGGGACCGCGACAACAGCAGGCTGCACAAGAACTACCCGTTCATGACGTGGGCCAACGCCTGGCTGAACCTGCCGTGCGCGACCTGGCCCGCCAAGCAGCAGACCCCGGTGAACGTGAAGACCGGCAAGGGTCTGCCGCCCGTCCTGATCGTGCAGTCCACGCGTGACGCCGCCACGCCGTACGAAGGCGCCGTCGAACTGCACAAGCGGTTCAAGGGCTCCCGCCTGATCACCGAGAAGGACGCGGGCTCGCACGGTGTGACGGGGCTGGCCAACCCGTGCGTCAACGAGAAGGTGGACACCTACCTGCTCACCGGCAAGGTCGGCGCGGCCGATGTGACGTGCACGCCGCACGCCACGCCCAAGCCGTAGCGGTACCGGAGTCGGAGGGGAGGGGGCGGCCGTTCCTACGGCCGCCCCCTTCGCACGCTCTGCCTCCTTGCCTCGCTTCTCGCGTTCGTGCCTCAGGCGTCCCGCCCGGCCAGCCAGGCGTCCTCGGCCGCGTAGTCGAAGAGGTCGCCGTACGTCGCGAACATCTTCGGGTACGCCTCCCGCCAGTCCCCGTCGGCCCGCCGGCCCCCGCCGTCCTGTCGGCGCCCGGTCGGCCGGCCCTCGATCCAGGCGATCGTCTCCGGCAGCGTGTCGGCGTACCGCGTCACCGGCCGGTACCCCAACTCCCGCTCCGCCGCCGTCATGTCGCAGACCACCGGATGAGGCACCGACCACGGGGTGTCGCCCACGCCCGGCGCCGGAGGGGGCCCGTCGACCAGGACGGTCTCGGGTCCGGCTCCCATCACGGCGTCGATCGAAGCGGCGATCTCCGCCACCGTGGGCGCGTCGGGGTCCACGGCGTTCAGGACGCGGGTGCCCGGACGCGCGGCGGCCAGCCGGACCAGCTCCGCGACGGTGTGGACGCTCACCGGATGGAAGCGGCTCACGCCCCCGAAGGCGAGGACGCGCCGAGCCCGGCCGTCCAGATTGCGTTTGACGAAATACAGCTCGCGGGGCGTTCGGCAGTGCGGCCCGTGAACGGCGCCCGCCCGCAGCACCGTGGTCGGCAACCGGTCCGCGGCGGCGAGGAGTTCACGCTCAAGCCCCGCCTTGCGGGTGCTGTACGAGGACTCGCCGGGCGTGATCGTCCGTTGGCCCTCCGCCAGGGGCACCGGGTACCGGGGGAACCCGTCCGGCTCGTCCTGCGAGTCGAAGTTACGGCCCTTGTCGTCCTCGTACACCGACACGCTGGAGATCACCACGGCCGATCCGACGCGACCGGCCAGACCCGCCAACTGGCGTGCGTGCTCGGGTCCGTAGGCCACCATGTCCACCAGCACGTCGCAGTCGTCGCCGACGGCGGCGGCCAGGGCGGAGTCGTCGGCGCGGTCCACCCGCGCGGTCCGTACCCCGTCGGGCCAGTCCTCGGGCCGCTCCTCGTCCGGTACGCCGCCTCGCGAGAGAGCCGTCACCTCCCAGCCGTCCCGGGCCAGCGCGCCCACGGCCGCCCGCCCGATCTGTCCCGTCGCCCCGATCACCACAGCTCGTGTCATGGACCGACCGTACGAGCCGCGGACGCCCGGTGCCCGGCGGATCTGCTGCGGGCAGAGCGTCAGCGCAGCGGCATGCGCGGGAACTTGCGCGCCTTCGCCTTCTCGGCCGCCTCCTCCGCCTTCACGTCGGCCGCGTACCGGTCCACGTACTCCTGCTCGGAGAGAGTGAGGATCGCGTACATGATCTCGTCGGTGATGGCGCGAAGGATCGCCTTCTCGTTCTCCATGCCCGCGTAGCGGGAGAAGTCGAGGGGCTTGCCGAAGCGGATCGCCACGGGGTGGATCTTGGGGATCTTCCGGCCCGGGGGCTGGGCCTCGAACGTGCCGATCATCGCGCACGGGATGACGGGCACCTCCGCCCTCAGTGCCATCACCGCGACGCCGACCTTGCCCTTGTAGAGGCGGCCGTCGTGCGAGCGGGTGCCCTCCGGGTAGATGCCGAGCAGCTCGTCCTTGCTCAGCACGCCGAGCCCCTCACGGATCGCCGCCTTGCCCGCCTCCTTGCCGGAGCGGTCCACGGGGATCTGCCCGGCGCTGCGGAAGAAGAACGCCGTCAGCCGGCCCTTGATGCCGGGGCCCGTGAAGTACTCGGCCTTGGCGAGGAACGTGATGCGCCGCTTGAGGATCGCGGGCATCAGGAAGTGGTCCGAGAACGACAGGTGATTGCCCGCGACGATGGCCGCGCCCGTCGCCGGTACGTGCTCCAGGCCCTCGATCCGGGGCCGGAAGACCAGCCGCAACAGCGGTCCCAGGATCACGTACTTGAGAACGTAATAGAACAACGGGTCGCTCCTCGCTTCGCCGGATCGGCTCAACCGCTGTGTTCTAGCTGGTCAAGAGGTGTGCTGCGGGACGCCAGTGTATGTGCAGGCATCGGCCCCTGTAACCGTCCCTGATCGGACTCATGCTGGCCCGCCGAACCCCTGCCGCACCACCCGCCGACGCGCCGGGTGGCTCGTTCCCGACGGCTTTGCACCCTCGGCTCCCACTTGCTCACGGGGCGTCGCGTGAGGTCTCGCCGTCCCATGAGTCGGCCACCGGGGACAGGTCCTCAAGGAGCCGCCGGAGGTCCGTGATCAGACCGTCCAGCGCGGGCGCGGTCCCGGGACGGCCGTCGGCCACGACCGAGGCCAGCCGGTGCTGGGCCGCCGTCGCCGTGTCCAGGGCGCGGTGGCGCTCGTCGGCCGTGCCGTCCCGCGAGTCGAGGACGTCACCGGCCGCCCGCAGCAGCGGCGACAGGATGCCCGGTACGGGGTCGGGGAGCGCGGCGGCCTCGGACAGCGAACGCGTGGCAGCCCTGATGCGCTCGGTGATCCGGTCCCAGGTGAAGTCCCGGTCGGCGGGCGGCGGCGCGGCCGCGGAGGCCGAACGGCGCAGCCTGCGCCCCGGGTTGAAGCGGTCGCTCTCGTCCGACCAGCGTCGCGCGGTCCGCAGTTCCGTCACCACGTCGGTCAGCCGCACCGCGCTGTCGTACCAGCCGCGGGCCCGCTCCTGGTCGTACGACTCCTCGACGCCGTCGGCGACCGTGTGCAGCAAGTAGGCGCAGTCCTGCGGCAGTCGGCCGCGCAGATGGTGGACGCGGCGGGAGTGGACCGGCGGCCGGACACCGGCGTTCACGGCGATTCCGATGGCAGCTCCGAGCAGGGTCTCCAGCAGCCGGTGCATGATGTCGAAGCCGCTGTAGGAGCCGTAGGCGAGGACGAACAGCGCGGCCGTCGGCGCGTAGAGGCCCTGGGTGCCGAGCCGCGCGTAGTTGCCGAGCAGCACCGTCAGGGGCAGCGCCAGCGCCATCGCGGCCATGGTGTTGTGGGTCAGCGCGAGGGCGCCGGCGGCGAGCAGGGTGCCGGTGAGGACCACCACGACCTGCTGCAGGGCGGTCAGCAGCGAACGGTAGACGGTGCTCTGCACCAGGAACAGCGCGGTCCACGGGGCCAGGAGTGCCATCGGCGCGTTCCACCACCAGCCGGCGAGCGCCCAGGCCAGCAGCGCGGCGCCCGCCGCCTTGAGGGACTGGACCGCGGTGTCGCGCTCCGGCCCGGCCTCGGCGAAGCACCGGCGCACCGAACGCCCGACGGCGGCGGCCTCCCAGGTGAGGGCATGCCACACGTGATGTTCCCCTTACTTTCATTGCGCATCGGCGACGACCGCCGGGGAGGCGCGAGGTGTCTCCGGGGGCGCCCGGCCCAGGTACCCACCGTCCGGGGATGCACGCGGGCCGGTCCCGCGGGAGGAGTGTCGGAAAGCGGAGAAAGGGGACTCGGGCGACAGAAGTGGACCACGAACACGATCGCTGGAGGAGTCACACCATGCGTGCACTGACCTGGCAGGGCAAGCGGGACGTCCGGGTGGAGACCGTGCCGGATCCACGCATCGAGAAGCCCGACGACATCATCGTCAGGATCACCTCCACCGGCCTCTGCGGTTCCGACCTCCACCTGTACGAACTCTTCGGACCCTTCATCGACCCCGGCGACATCCTCGGCCACGAGCCGATGGGCATCGTGGAGGAGGTGGGACCGGACGTCACCGCCTTCGCCCCCGGTGACCGGGTGGTCATCCCCTTCAACGTCTCCTGCCGCGACTGTTACATGTGCGACCAGGGGCTCCAGTCGCAGTGCGAGACGACCCAGGTCCGCGAGCGCGGCAGCGGCGCCTCGCTGTTCGGGTACACCAAGCTGTACGGGCAGGTGCCGGGCGCGCAGGCGGAGTTCCTGCGGGTGCCGTTCGGCAACAAACTCCCCATCAAGGTCCCCGAGGGGCCTCCCGACGACCGCTACGTCTATCTGTCGGACGTCCTGCCCACCGCCTGGCAGGCGGTGGAGTACGCGGCCGTTCCGCAGGGTGGCAGCGTCACGGTGCTGGGCCTCGGGCCCATCGGTGACATGGCCACCCGCATCGCCCAGCACCGCGGCGCCGGCCTGGTCATCGGCGTGGACCCGGTCAAGGAGCGTCTCACCCGGGCCAGCGCCCACGGAGTCACGTGCTTCGACGCCCGTATGGACGGCAAGGACCTCGCGGAGGCCGTCCGGGACCTCACCGGCGGGCGCGGGACCGACGCCGTCATCGACGCCGTCGGCATGGAGGCGCACGGGTCGCCGTTCGCCAAGGCGGCCCACTGGCTCACGGGCCTGCTGCCCGACGCCGTGGCGCAGCCGATGATGGAGAAGGTGGGTGTCGACCGCATGGGAGCCCTGTACGCCGGCATCGAGCTGGTGCGCCGCGGCGGCACGCTCTCCATCTCCGGTGTCTACGGCGGCGCGGTCAGCCCGATGCCGCTCCTGACGATGTTCGACAAGCAGATCCAGGTGCGGATGGGGCAGGCCAACGTGTGGCGGTGGGTCGAGGACATCCTGCCGCTGCTCACGGACGAGGATCCGCTCGGTGTGGACACGTTCAAGACGCATGAGATGCCGTTGGAGGACGCGCCCAAGGCGTACGCGATGTTCCAGGCCAAGGAGGACGGGATGGTCAAGACGCTCTTGAAGCCGTGACCGGCCACCGGCCCTCGTTCAGGGGCGCGGGGAACTGCGCGAACGGCCCCCACCGGGCGCACCCGACATACGCCCGCCGCCTGCGGAGGCGGGGGCAGGGCGGTCGTGTCGGCTGCGGGCCGGTGGGGGCTTGTCGCGCCGTTCCCCGCGCCCCTGAAAGCGAAGGACTGCGCCGTTCCCCGCGCCCCTGAAGGCCAAAAGACCGTGCCGTTCCCCGCGCCCCTAGGCCGTGCGCAGCACCGTTTCCAGGGTGCCCAGGGCCGTGCGGAGTTCCTCGTTCGTGATCGTGAGCGGTGGGGCCAGGCGGATGGTCGAGCCGTGGGTGTCCTTCACCAGGATTCCCTCGCGCATCAGCGACTCGCTGATCTCGCGGCCCGTACCGATGGCGGGGTCGATGTCGACGCCCGCCCACAGGCCCCGCGCCCGGAAGCCCTGTACGCCCTTGCCGACGAGGGCCGCCAGACCGTCCCGCAGCACGACGCCCGCCTCCTCGGCCCGGCGCTGGAACTCGCCGGTCTCCAGCAGCTCCACCACCGCCGAGCCGACCGCCGCGGCCAGCGGGTTGCCGCCGAACGTCGAGCCGTGCTCGCCCGGCCGCAGCACCTGGAGCACCTCCCGCCGCGCGACCACCGCGGAGACCGGCACGATGCCACCGCCGAGCGCCTTGCCGAGCAGCACCATGTCCGGGACGACACCCTCGTGCTCCACGGCCAGCGTGCGGCCCGTGCGCCCGAGGCCCGACTGGATCTCGTCGGCGATGAACAGGCACCCCGTCCGCCGGGTCAGCTCGCGGACACCCCGCAGATAGCCGTCGTCCGGGATGACGACTCCCGCCTCGCCCTGGATCGGCTCGATCAGCACGGCCGCCGTCGTCTCGTCGATCGCCGCTTCGAGCGCGGCGAGGTCGTTGTACGGGACCACGCGGAACCCCGGCGTGAAGGGGCCGAACCCCGCACGGGCGCTCTCGTCGGTGGAGAAGCTGACGATCGTCGTCGTACGGCCGTGGAAGTTGTCCGCGGCCACCACGACGGTCGCTCGGTCGGCGGGGACGCCCTTCACGTCGTACGCCCACTTGCGGGCCACCTTGATGGCACTCTCCACGGCCTCGGCGCCGGTGTTCATCGGCAGCACCATGTCCAGACCGGTCAGCCGGGCCAGCGACTCGGCGAACCCGGCCAGCCGGTCGTTGTGGAAGGCGCGCGAGGTCAGCGTCAGCTGGTCGAGCTGACGGTGCGCGGCCTCGATCAGGGCCGGGTGGCGGTGCCCGAAGTTGAGGGCCGAGTAACCGGCCAGCATGTCGAGGTAGCGACGGCCCTCGACGTCCTCGACCCAGGCGCCCTCGGCGCGGGCGACGACCACGGGCAGCGGGTGGTAGTTGTGCGCGAGGACGGGCTCCTCGGCCCGGATCAGCTCGGCGGACGAGCGCAGGGAACGGCTGGGCGCGACAGTCATGAGCGGATCTCCTGGGTGCAGCACTTGATGCCGCCGCCGGCCTTCTGGAACTCCGAGAGGTCGACGGGGACGGGAACGTAGCCGTGGCGGTCGAGCTCGCCCGCGAGGGCCTCGGCGCGCGGCGCGATGAAGACGTGGCGGCCGTCCGAGACGGAGTTCAGCCCGAACACCATCGCGTCCTCGTGAGTGGCGATCACCGCGTCAGGAAAGAGTAGGCGGAGCACCTCGCGGCTGCCCGCCGAGAACGCCTCGGGGTAGTACGCGATGTTCGCCTCGGGGCCGTCGTCGAGCACGAACAGCGCGGTGTCGAGGTGGTAGAAGCGGGGGTCCACCAGCGTGAGGCTGACCGTGGGGACGCCGAAGAACTCCTGCGCCTCGTGGTGGGCGGCCCGTGCCGTACGGAATCCGGTGCCCGCCAGGAGGACGCGGCCGACGAAGACCAGGTCGCCCTCGCCCTCGCACACCGACTCGGGCTGGTGGACGTCGAAGCCCGCGTTCTTGAACCACGTCTCGTACGCGGTCGACTCCGGGCGGCGCTGCGGGGCGTGGAAGAGCGAGCCGAAGACCCGGCCCGCCACGACCAGCGCCGAGTTCGCGGCGAAGACCATGTCCGGCAGACCGGCGACCGGCTCGACGCTGTCGACGGTGTGGCCGTGGGCGCGGTAGGCGGAGATCAGCTCCGCCCACTGGCCCCGGGCCAGCTCGACGTCGACCTGTGTGTCCTCACGCATCCAGGGATTGATGGCGTACTGCACGGCGAAGTGTCTGGGTTCGCAGACCAGAAACCGTCTGGTACGCGGCACACGGCTCATGGGCACAGAGGGGTTCCTCCGCTTTCCTGAGGTGTCGGGTGGGATGCCTCAACGGTAGAAAGCGGGGGAGCGGCGCGACAAGAATCAGAAATTGCGCGCTGCCGAAGAAATGCTGCGTCTTGGGCCCGTTCGGCGCACGATCGATGCGCGGTTGACCCGAAAGAGTGGAAGAAGAACCGGACCCTCGCCCTCCGACGAACTCACGCCTCCCCGCCCGCGGTCACCCACGCGTCCCCCGGGTCCCGCCGGGCTCACGCCTCCGGAGCCGGCTGGTTCGCCCCCGCCTCCGGGCTCTCCGGCAGCAGATGGGACAGCACCATGAAGCTGACCGTCTTGCGGATGAACGGCTCCACCCGGATCCGTTCAAGCACCTCCTCGAAGTGCTCCACGTCCCGGGCCCGCACATGCAGCAGCGCGTCCGCCCCACCCGTCACCGTCATCGCGGCCGTGATCTCCGGATGGTTGCGCACCACCTCGGCGAGGCGCCGCGGCGGCGCCGCGCCCTCGCAGTACACCTCCACATAGGCCTCCGTACGCCAGCCCAGCGCGGCCGGTTTCACCGTCGCCGTGAACCCCGTGATCACGCCCGTCTCGCGCAGCCGGTCCGCCCGGCGCTTGACCGCCGTGGCGGACAGCCCGATCGCCGCACCGATCTCGGCGAAACTCGTGCGGGCGTTCGCCATCAGAGCGGTGACGATCTTCCGGTCGAGATCGTCGAAGGAAGCGGACGTGGGTCTCATGCGGGCACTGTATCCAGCGGCGATCCGGCCACCACGACCTTGCCCGCCGCATGTGCAGACGTACGAATTGCTCCTACACTCCGGGTTCATGCTGCGCGCCCTCGCCGTCGACGACGAACCGCCCTCCCTCGAGGAACTGCTCTATCTGCTGGACGCCGATCCACGGGTGAGCAGTGTCGAAGGCGCGAGCGACGCCACGACGGCGCTGCGGCGCATCAACCGGGCCCTGGACAGCGGCCCCGGCGGCGACGAGGGCATCGACGTCGTCTTCCTCGACATCCACATGCCGGGGCTCGACGGACTCGACATGGCGCGGCTGCTCGCCGGGTTCGCCAAGCCGCCGCTCGTCGTGTTCGTCACCGCCCACGAGGGATTCGCCGTCCAGGCCTTCGACCTCAAGGCCGTCGACTACGTCCTGAAGCCGGTCCGCAGGGAACGCCTCGCCGAGGCCGTCCGCCGGGCCGTCGAGCAGATGGACGCGGCCCCGCTGATACCCGTGCACGAACCCGACCCGGACCACATATCCGTCGAGCTCGGTGGGGTCACCCGCTTCGTCGCCGTCGAGGACATCACCCATGTCGAGGCCCAGGGCGACTACGCGCGGCTGCACACCGACCAGGGCAGCCATCTCGTCCGCATCCCCCTGTCCACCCTCGAAGAGCGCTGGCGCTCGCGCGGTTTCGTCCGCATCCACCGCCGCCATCTCGTCGCTCTCGGTCACATCAGCGAGCTCCGCCTGGACGCGGGTACCGTGAGCGTCCTGGTCGACTCGGTCGAGCTCCAGGTCAGTCGCCGTCACGCACGAGAACTGCGGGACCTGCTGATGCGCCGGACCGCGAGCTGAGGAGGCCGGAGTTGCCCCACGACCCCACCGACCGCCGGGTCGCCAACGACCGCCGGGTCGTCGTCACCGGCCCGCCGCGTCGTACCCGCCCGCTGAGCCGCTACCGGCCGCGTACCGAGATCGACGAGCAGACCACGCTCGGCCACACCTACGTCCGCTCCCTGATGCGCAGCCAGTTGCGGGCCGCGCTCACCGTCTTCGCCGTGCTCGTCCTCCTCGTGGGCCCACTGCCCCTGGTGTTCACCGCGCTGGGAGACAGTTCGAGCCTCGAATGGATCGTGCTCGGCTTCTGCATCTACCCGCCGCTGGTGCTGCTCGCCCGTTGGTACGTGCGCCGCGCCGACCGCAACGAGAAGGACTTCGTCCGCCTCGTCGAGGACCGCTGAGCCCGTGGACGACCGGCCCGTCAAGGATCAGCGCGTGAGCGAGAACCGCCCGTGAACGAGAACTACGCCGTCCCGGCGGTCGCCCTCGTGGTCGTCGCGACCGTCTTCGTCGGCGCCTTCGGCCTGCGCATATCCCGCACCACCTCCGACTTCTACGTGGCCTCCCGCACGGTCGGCCCCCGCCTGAACGCGGCGGCCATCAGCGGCGAGTACCTCTCCGCCGCCTCCTTCCTCGGCATCGCGGGCCTCGTCCTCGTCCAGGGCCCGGACATGCTCTGGTACCCCGTCGGCTACACCGCCGGCTATCTCGTCCTGCTGATCTTCGTCGCGGCCCCGCTGCGCCGCTCCGGCGCGTACACCCTGCCCGACTTCGCCGAGGCCCGGCTCGCCTCGCAGGGCATGCGCCGGCTGGCCGGAGCCTTCGTCGTCGGCGTCGGCTGGCTGTACCTCCTGCCCCAGCTCCAGGGCGCGGGACTGACGCTGAACGTGCTCACCGGGGCGTCCAAGTCCCTCGGCGGCGTCATCGTCGCGGTCGTCGTGGTGGCGACCGTCGCCGCGGGCGGCATGCGCAGCATCACCTTCGTCCAGGCCTTCCAGTACTGGCTCAAGCTCACCGCCCTGCTCGTCCCCGCGCTCTTCCTCGTCCTCGCCTGGCAGGACGACGGGGCGCCGCGCCACCCCTTCGACGAACCGGCCATGTTCCGCGAGCACCGGGTCGTACGCGTCGACGCCGGACTCGACCTGAAGCTGGACCGGCCGCTCACCGTCACCGCGGACGGCACGGTCGACGACGTCCGCTACGAGAGCAAGCGGGTCCGGCTGCCCGCGGGCGTCCACCGCATCGAGGGGGGCACCCGGCTGTCCTTCGCCAAGGGCGACCCCGTGCCCGTCGCCGACCGCGGCAGCAACGGCGGCATGTCCACCTCACTCGCCGCCGGCCGCGAGGAACGCCCGCTGTACGCCACGTACGGGCTGATCCTCGCGACCTTCCTCGGCACCATGGGGCTGCCCCACGTCGTCGTCCGCTTCTACACCAGCCCGCACGGCGTGGCCGCCCGCCGCACCACCGTCGCCGTGCTGGTGCTGATCGGCTTCTTCTACCTGCTGCCCCCGCTCTACGGCGCGCTGGGCCGCCTGTACGCCCCCGAGCTGACCCTGACCGGTGACGCCGACGCGGCCGTCCTGCTGCTGCCCGACCGGGTCATCGGCGGGCTCGGCGGGGACCTGCTCGGCGCGCTGGTGGCCGGCGGGGCCTTCGCCGCGTTCCTGTCCACGGCGTCGGGCCTCACCATGGCCGTGGCGGGCGTGCTGACCCAGGACGTCCTGCCCTCGCGCGGCGTACGGCACTTCCGGCTCGGTACGGCCCTCGCCATGATCGTGCCGCTCGCGGCGAGCATGCTCGTGGGCGGACTGCCGGTCGCCGACGCCGTGGGACTCGCCTTCGCGGTGTCCGCCTCCTCGTTCTGCCCGCTGCTCGTCCTCGGCATCTGGTGGCACCGGCTCACCCCGCCCGGCGCCGCCGCCGGGATGCTCGTCGGCGGCGGCTCGGCGCTCCTCGCGGTCGCGGCCACGATGGCCGGCTTCCCGGGGACGGGCTCGCTGCACGCACTCCTCGCCTGGCCCGCGCTGTGGTCGGTGCCGCTGGGCTTCCTCACGATGGTCCTGGTGTCCCTGGCGACACCCGGCCGCGTACCGGTCGGGACGGCGGCGATCCTCGCCCGCTTCCATCTGCCGGAGGAACTGGCCGGGGGACAGGTACGTACGGAGGCCAAGGACACCAGGGAGATCAAGGCATGAGCGGATTCCTGGCGGGACTCTGCGTGGCCGTGCTGCCGCTGCTGGCGGTCGGCTTCTGGTTCGGCCGGCGCACCGCGCGCTCGCCGGGCCCCGGAGACCTCGGCACCCCCGTCGAGCACGCCACCTTCGAGACCCTGCACACCGCCTCGCTCGCCGCGCCTCCGCTGCGCGCGGGCCTGACCGGCGAGACGGCCCGCAAGTCCGCGCGACGGCTGCGCACGCTGCTCGGCACCGACGCGCTCTGCCTCACCGACCAGGACACCGTGCTGGCCTGGGAGGGCGCGGGCGAGCACCACCGCGAGCAGATCATGGAGCGGATCGGCGGCCCCCTGGAGACCGGCCGCGGGGAGGCCTTCCGCCTCGTCTGCGACGAGCCCTACTGCCCGCTGCGCTGGGCCGTCGTCGCACCCCTCACCGTCGACGACCGGGTGTACGGGGCACTCGTCGCCTGCGCGCCCCGCGAGTCCGCCGTGCTCGTGCGGGCCACCGGAGAGGTCGCCCGCTGGGTGTCGGTCCAACTGGAACTCGCCGATCTCGACCAGTCCCGTACCCGGCTGATCGAGGCCGAGATCAAGGCGCTGCGGGCCCAGATATCCCCGCACTTCATCTTCAACTCGCTCGCCGTGATCGCCTCGTTCGTGCGCACCGACC is a genomic window of Streptomyces sp. NBC_00414 containing:
- a CDS encoding alpha/beta hydrolase yields the protein MRKVTAFGSAGALVTATLIAGAVAAPTANAESRHGRNSHVSQTRGAEIAAARAAKAGIDWQDCPADWGIAKPIQCGWVTVPLDYAKPDGKKIKLAVDRIGNTGTKAERQGALVYNPGGPGGSGLRFPTRVTNKNPLWVNTSKAYDFVGFDPRGVGHSAPISCIDPQEFVKAPKMDPVPDSEADKRAQRKLAAEYADGCAERSGEMLPQMTTPNTVRDLDVIRAALGEKKLNFLGVSYGTYIAAVYGTLYPNHVRRMIADSVVNPSREKIWYEANLDQDVAFEMRWKDWQDWVAKNDAAFHLGDTRAEVQAQWLKLRATAKKNPIGGVVGPAELIGFFQSAPYYDSSWVPVATVFSKYVAGDTQALVDAAAPDLTDTAGNIASENGNAVYTAVECTDAKWPTSWKKWDRDNSRLHKNYPFMTWANAWLNLPCATWPAKQQTPVNVKTGKGLPPVLIVQSTRDAATPYEGAVELHKRFKGSRLITEKDAGSHGVTGLANPCVNEKVDTYLLTGKVGAADVTCTPHATPKP
- a CDS encoding NAD-dependent epimerase/dehydratase family protein, encoding MVIGATGQIGRAAVGALARDGWEVTALSRGGVPDEERPEDWPDGVRTARVDRADDSALAAAVGDDCDVLVDMVAYGPEHARQLAGLAGRVGSAVVISSVSVYEDDKGRNFDSQDEPDGFPRYPVPLAEGQRTITPGESSYSTRKAGLERELLAAADRLPTTVLRAGAVHGPHCRTPRELYFVKRNLDGRARRVLAFGGVSRFHPVSVHTVAELVRLAAARPGTRVLNAVDPDAPTVAEIAASIDAVMGAGPETVLVDGPPPAPGVGDTPWSVPHPVVCDMTAAERELGYRPVTRYADTLPETIAWIEGRPTGRRQDGGGRRADGDWREAYPKMFATYGDLFDYAAEDAWLAGRDA
- a CDS encoding lysophospholipid acyltransferase family protein, which encodes MFYYVLKYVILGPLLRLVFRPRIEGLEHVPATGAAIVAGNHLSFSDHFLMPAILKRRITFLAKAEYFTGPGIKGRLTAFFFRSAGQIPVDRSGKEAGKAAIREGLGVLSKDELLGIYPEGTRSHDGRLYKGKVGVAVMALRAEVPVIPCAMIGTFEAQPPGRKIPKIHPVAIRFGKPLDFSRYAGMENEKAILRAITDEIMYAILTLSEQEYVDRYAADVKAEEAAEKAKARKFPRMPLR
- a CDS encoding FUSC family protein encodes the protein MWHALTWEAAAVGRSVRRCFAEAGPERDTAVQSLKAAGAALLAWALAGWWWNAPMALLAPWTALFLVQSTVYRSLLTALQQVVVVLTGTLLAAGALALTHNTMAAMALALPLTVLLGNYARLGTQGLYAPTAALFVLAYGSYSGFDIMHRLLETLLGAAIGIAVNAGVRPPVHSRRVHHLRGRLPQDCAYLLHTVADGVEESYDQERARGWYDSAVRLTDVVTELRTARRWSDESDRFNPGRRLRRSASAAAPPPADRDFTWDRITERIRAATRSLSEAAALPDPVPGILSPLLRAAGDVLDSRDGTADERHRALDTATAAQHRLASVVADGRPGTAPALDGLITDLRRLLEDLSPVADSWDGETSRDAP
- a CDS encoding alcohol dehydrogenase catalytic domain-containing protein, which encodes MRALTWQGKRDVRVETVPDPRIEKPDDIIVRITSTGLCGSDLHLYELFGPFIDPGDILGHEPMGIVEEVGPDVTAFAPGDRVVIPFNVSCRDCYMCDQGLQSQCETTQVRERGSGASLFGYTKLYGQVPGAQAEFLRVPFGNKLPIKVPEGPPDDRYVYLSDVLPTAWQAVEYAAVPQGGSVTVLGLGPIGDMATRIAQHRGAGLVIGVDPVKERLTRASAHGVTCFDARMDGKDLAEAVRDLTGGRGTDAVIDAVGMEAHGSPFAKAAHWLTGLLPDAVAQPMMEKVGVDRMGALYAGIELVRRGGTLSISGVYGGAVSPMPLLTMFDKQIQVRMGQANVWRWVEDILPLLTDEDPLGVDTFKTHEMPLEDAPKAYAMFQAKEDGMVKTLLKP
- the rocD gene encoding ornithine--oxo-acid transaminase, with amino-acid sequence MTVAPSRSLRSSAELIRAEEPVLAHNYHPLPVVVARAEGAWVEDVEGRRYLDMLAGYSALNFGHRHPALIEAAHRQLDQLTLTSRAFHNDRLAGFAESLARLTGLDMVLPMNTGAEAVESAIKVARKWAYDVKGVPADRATVVVAADNFHGRTTTIVSFSTDESARAGFGPFTPGFRVVPYNDLAALEAAIDETTAAVLIEPIQGEAGVVIPDDGYLRGVRELTRRTGCLFIADEIQSGLGRTGRTLAVEHEGVVPDMVLLGKALGGGIVPVSAVVARREVLQVLRPGEHGSTFGGNPLAAAVGSAVVELLETGEFQRRAEEAGVVLRDGLAALVGKGVQGFRARGLWAGVDIDPAIGTGREISESLMREGILVKDTHGSTIRLAPPLTITNEELRTALGTLETVLRTA
- the ddaH gene encoding dimethylargininase; this encodes MPMSRVPRTRRFLVCEPRHFAVQYAINPWMREDTQVDVELARGQWAELISAYRAHGHTVDSVEPVAGLPDMVFAANSALVVAGRVFGSLFHAPQRRPESTAYETWFKNAGFDVHQPESVCEGEGDLVFVGRVLLAGTGFRTARAAHHEAQEFFGVPTVSLTLVDPRFYHLDTALFVLDDGPEANIAYYPEAFSAGSREVLRLLFPDAVIATHEDAMVFGLNSVSDGRHVFIAPRAEALAGELDRHGYVPVPVDLSEFQKAGGGIKCCTQEIRS
- a CDS encoding Lrp/AsnC family transcriptional regulator: MRPTSASFDDLDRKIVTALMANARTSFAEIGAAIGLSATAVKRRADRLRETGVITGFTATVKPAALGWRTEAYVEVYCEGAAPPRRLAEVVRNHPEITAAMTVTGGADALLHVRARDVEHFEEVLERIRVEPFIRKTVSFMVLSHLLPESPEAGANQPAPEA